The Siniperca chuatsi isolate FFG_IHB_CAS linkage group LG9, ASM2008510v1, whole genome shotgun sequence genome includes a region encoding these proteins:
- the smpdl3b gene encoding acid sphingomyelinase-like phosphodiesterase 3b — MFVFVKEFKMSTLTLLLSCLLFKEVLALSGNFWHITDLHWDPTYKLTDNPELVCASSGKRPAANAGKFGDYACDSPWHLINSSVYAMKDILPDPDFIVWTGDDTPHVPNEDLGEEAVLHIISNLTHMIRQVFPNTTVYSALGNHDYHPKSQLPAAPSYIYDKIAEMWQDWLDPKSRKTFKKGGYYTEKLLNRTGFRMLVLNTNLYYNQNKMTQDIDDPAGQFSWADQVLTEATNNKEKVYIIGHVPPGSFEKKRSKSWFTPKFNQQYLDLIQKHHSVILGQFFGHHHTDSFRMFYNSEDSPISTMFLSPGVTPWKTTLPGVIDGGNNPGIRVFEYNTQTLLVKDVVTYYLNLTHANAARGRWEKEYRLTESFRVPDASPASMHQVLERIAKDHCYLQKYFEFNSVSYDLTVCDSDCRVDHVCAAKEVAFDRYEHCLVKEGAAAMYGGLLPVLSVAVSLVLANR, encoded by the exons ATGTTTGTTTTCGTCAAAGAGTTCAAGATGTCCACGTTAACGCTGCTCCTATCTTGTCTGCTTTTCAAAGAGGTTCTTGCACTGTCAG GAAACTTCTGGCATATCACGGATCTGCACTGGGACCCAACATACAAACTGACCGATAATCCTGAACTTGTGTGCGCATCAAGCGGCAAACGACCTGCAGCCAATGCAGGGAAATTTGGAGACTATGCTTGTGACTCGCCATGGCACCTTATAAACTCCTCTGTATATGCCATGAAGGATATTCTACCAGACCCGGACTTCATCGTATGGACAGG AGATGACACACCACATGTACCCAATGAGGATCTGGGAGAAGAAGCAGTGCTCCACATTATCAGCAACCTTACCCACATGATACGTCAGGTGTTTCCAA ACACTACAGTGTACTCTGCTCTGGGCAACCATGACTACCACCCTAAGAGCCAGCTTCCTGCAGCCCCAAGCTACATCTATGACAAAATAGCAGAAATGTGGCAGGACTGGTTGGATCCAAAGtccagaaaaacatttaaaaaag GTGGATATTATACAGAAAAGCTGCTGAATCGAACAGGTTTCAGGATGCTGGTCCTCAACACTAATCTCTACTATAACCAGAACAAAATGACCCAGGACATAGATGACCCAGCGGGCCAGTTTAGCTGGGCGGACCAGGTTCTTACAGAGGCCaccaacaacaaagaaaag GTGTACATCATTGGTCATGTTCCCCCAGGTTCCTTTGAGAAGAAGAGAAGTAAGTCGTGGTTCACACCTAAATTCAACCAGCAATACTTGGATTTAATTCAGAAGCATCATTCGGTCATACTTGGACAATTCTTTGGCCATCATCATACTGATAGCTTCCGAATGTTCTACAACTCAGAGG ACTCTCCTATCAGTACGATGTTCCTTAGCCCAGGTGTCACACCGTGGAAAACAACACTTCCTGGAGTAATAGATGGAGGCAACAACCCTGGGATTCGTGTCTTTGAATATAACACCCAAACACTCCTGGTCAAA GATGTAGTGACCTATTATCTGAACCTGACTCACGCTAATGCAGCCCGCGGACGCTGGGAGAAGGAGTATCGCCTCACAGAGAGCTTCAGAGTACCAGACGCCTCCCCAGCCTCCATGCATCAGGTTCTGGAGCGCATTGCTAAAGACCACTGCTACCTACAGAAGTACTTTGAGTTTAACTCTGTCAGCTATGACCTGACGGTGTGTGACAGTGACTGCCGTGTTGACCACGTGTGTGCAGCCAAAGAAGTAGCTTTTGACAGGTATGAACACTGTCTGGTAAAAGAAGGGGCAGCTGCCATGTATGGTGGGTTGCTGCCGGTCCTCTCTGTGGCTGTAAGTCTGGTGTTGGCCAATCGGTAA
- the rpa2 gene encoding replication protein A 32 kDa subunit isoform X1 has protein sequence MWNQGGYSESSMVGGYTQSPGGFASPSLSQGGEKKGRTRATQIIPCTVSQLMSASQADEAFKVGDVEVAQVTIVGVIRSTDKSMTNIQYKVDDMTGAPMDVKQWVDTEDPSMDSTVLPPGTYVKVSGNLRSFQNHRSVVAFSVRPLDDMNEITSHMLEVVQAHMVLSKPQSGAGGGMSSHVTPMSRPGIDSMGGMGGGYAGANDMTNNGLSANQNQVLSLIRSCPDQQGISIQDLKQRLSGISLAVIKQAVEFLSNEGHIFSTIDEDHYKSTDNDD, from the exons ATGTGGAATCAGG gAGGGTACAGTGAGTCGAGTATGGTCGGAGGGTACACTCAGTCTCCAGGAGGCTTTGCATCACCTTCCCTATCccagggaggagagaagaaaggg AGAACCCGTGCCACACAGATAATTCCCTGCACAGTGTCTCAGCTGATGTCTGCTTCCCAGGCTGATGAGGCCTTCAAAGTAGGAGATGTGGAAGTTGCCCAG GTTACAATTGTGGGCGTCATCAGGAGCACAGACAAATCCATGACCAACATCCAGTACAAGGTTGATGATATGACAGGTGCTCCCATGGATGTGAAGCAGTGGGTAGACACAGAG GACCCCAGTATGGACAGCACTGTCCTGCCTCCTGGCACGTATGTCAAAGTCTCTGGCAATCTGCGTTCCTTCCAG aACCACAGATCTGTTGTGGCATTCAGTGTCAGGCCCCTGGACGACATGAATGAAATCACCTCACACATGCTGGAGGTTGTCCAAGCACACATGGTGCTCAGCAAACCTCAG tCCGGTGCCGGAGGAGGAATGAGCAGCCATGTCACACCCATGTCACGGCCGGGCATTGATAGCATGGGAGGGATGGGAGGGGGCTATGCAGGTGCTAACGACATGACTAACAATGGGTTGAGCGCAAACCAGAATCAG GTGCTGAGTTTGATAAGAAGCTGCCCAGACCAGCAGGGCATCAGCATTCAGGACCTAAAGCAGAGACTCAGCGGTATAAGTCTGGCTGTGATCAA GCAAGCAGTGGAATTCCTAAGCAATGAAGGTCACATCTTTTCCACCATCGACGAAGACCATTACAAATCAACAGACAATGATGATTAG
- the rpa2 gene encoding replication protein A 32 kDa subunit isoform X2 has product MVGGYTQSPGGFASPSLSQGGEKKGRTRATQIIPCTVSQLMSASQADEAFKVGDVEVAQVTIVGVIRSTDKSMTNIQYKVDDMTGAPMDVKQWVDTEDPSMDSTVLPPGTYVKVSGNLRSFQNHRSVVAFSVRPLDDMNEITSHMLEVVQAHMVLSKPQSGAGGGMSSHVTPMSRPGIDSMGGMGGGYAGANDMTNNGLSANQNQVLSLIRSCPDQQGISIQDLKQRLSGISLAVIKQAVEFLSNEGHIFSTIDEDHYKSTDNDD; this is encoded by the exons ATGGTCGGAGGGTACACTCAGTCTCCAGGAGGCTTTGCATCACCTTCCCTATCccagggaggagagaagaaaggg AGAACCCGTGCCACACAGATAATTCCCTGCACAGTGTCTCAGCTGATGTCTGCTTCCCAGGCTGATGAGGCCTTCAAAGTAGGAGATGTGGAAGTTGCCCAG GTTACAATTGTGGGCGTCATCAGGAGCACAGACAAATCCATGACCAACATCCAGTACAAGGTTGATGATATGACAGGTGCTCCCATGGATGTGAAGCAGTGGGTAGACACAGAG GACCCCAGTATGGACAGCACTGTCCTGCCTCCTGGCACGTATGTCAAAGTCTCTGGCAATCTGCGTTCCTTCCAG aACCACAGATCTGTTGTGGCATTCAGTGTCAGGCCCCTGGACGACATGAATGAAATCACCTCACACATGCTGGAGGTTGTCCAAGCACACATGGTGCTCAGCAAACCTCAG tCCGGTGCCGGAGGAGGAATGAGCAGCCATGTCACACCCATGTCACGGCCGGGCATTGATAGCATGGGAGGGATGGGAGGGGGCTATGCAGGTGCTAACGACATGACTAACAATGGGTTGAGCGCAAACCAGAATCAG GTGCTGAGTTTGATAAGAAGCTGCCCAGACCAGCAGGGCATCAGCATTCAGGACCTAAAGCAGAGACTCAGCGGTATAAGTCTGGCTGTGATCAA GCAAGCAGTGGAATTCCTAAGCAATGAAGGTCACATCTTTTCCACCATCGACGAAGACCATTACAAATCAACAGACAATGATGATTAG
- the themis2 gene encoding protein THEMIS2, with the protein MACTTALPLQQLIASLDNTCLPKILQVCSGVYFQGSIYEISGSEVCFSTGDLIKVIGIELLSVCCEDISNNDKFELPINHTGKFRVVPEAMPYSTVEEMMSLRPVGLESSLPFTFTSRSKMTFGDFTLGAGRALTVVSIEQREGEEDQVRCRVHGQQDASAEVCIPFSSQGEFKECESDECFTLREIMSSPHLCSRRFHLINTTKCERPLILSPIYQVHAIMNLRKNVLKFPSSLEVDVVDVTDLCKDVNFVTPLSLTEVLSQPAESFPTVVEILEGPESRSLFKCSWLPELSQSSHLIFHKIETSAMILLSSPKSRKAQQYFLVSHQYGGRFRRRPREFNSVYELYVASTQTPGLKVSVTRNCEEVEEEGLPALNVGEQLEVLCCDRMELPCESSKGQKESIEALLCQRLQEPYDDDDDDDEEEVKQEDEREEIFLPLYMQGHFVEVLADNKKYRLRDLGKEFSLPLDVKVVSRDTELETDPLFGFACLRIEGALSEPIIQASFPHRPDHCFEIPTQWLSMSVSFTKDPLPWPSGQPPKCHVDRVTEVTDSFFYEFRKQENSDAAPPPRPPKRNLSSSKSCKKSSSKVSKKSSKHRAKKSVPTKELADLTLKSKRRPPAPPPPAILDDQPPPVVPRKHSAAEMATGKALPNTYVKMEESTKKVPLCVIETDVDSDHDYETVDDTLVTMVQKAQENVMFY; encoded by the exons ATGGCATGCACGACTGCTTTGCCTCTTCAGCAATTAATTGCATCATTGGACAATACATGTCTGCCAAAAATTCTACAAGTTTGCTCTGGAGTGTATTTCCAAG GGTCTATATATGAAATTTCTGGGAGTGAAGTGTGCTTTTCTACTGGGGATCTAATAAAGGTCATTGGCATTGAGCTCCTGTCAGTTTGCTGTGAAGACATCAGCAACAATGACAAGTTTGAGCTGCCTATCAACCACACAG GCAAGTTCAGGGTTGTTCCGGAGGCGATGCCTTACAGTACAGTCGAGGAAATGATGAGCCTGAGGCCTGTGGGCCTGGAATCCAGCCTTCCCTTCACTTTCACCAGCCGCTCCAAGATGACCTTTGGCGATTTCACACTGGGGGCCGGGAGAGCTTTGACAGTGGTCTCCATTGAGCAGCGTGAGGGCGAGGAGGATCAGGTGCGCTGCCGTGTTCATGGACAACAGGACGCCTCTGCGGAAGTGTGTATCCCATTTTCCTCCCAAGGGGAGTTCAAGGAGTGTGAGAGCGATGAGTGCTTCACTTTGCGGGAGATCATGTCCTCACCTCACCTGTGTAGTCGAAGGTTTCACTTAATCAACACCACCAAGTGTGAACGGCCCCTTATCCTCAGTCCAATATACCAGGTCCACGCCATCATGAACT tgaggaagaatgtgttgaaATTTCCATCCAGTTTAGAGGTGGATGTGGTTGATGTCACAGACCTGTGTAAGGATGTGAACTTTGTGACTCCGCTCAGTCTGACAGAGGTCCTTTCCCAGCCAGCTGAATCCTTCCCTACAGTGGTGGAGATATTGGAAGGCCCAGAGAGCCGCTCTCTGTTCAAGTGCAGTTGGCTGCCAGAACTTAGCCAGAGCAGTCACCTGATTTTCCACAAGATAGAAACCTCAGCCATGATTTTATTATCCAGCCCGAAGAGCCGAAAGGCACAGCAGTACTTCTTGGTATCTCACCAATATGGTGGACGATTTCGGAGGCGGCCAAGAGAGTTTAATTCAGTGTACGAGCTGTACGTTGCTTCAACCCAGACACCAGGTCTGAAGGTCAGTGTAACAAGGAACTGTGAGGAAGTTGAGGAGGAGGGCCTGCCTGCCCTCAATGTAGGGGAACAACTGGAGGTCCTTTGCTGCGATAGGATGGAGTTGCCTTGTGAAAGCAGCAAGGGACAGAAGGAGTCCATCGAGGCTCTTTTGTGTCAGCGTCTCCAAGAAccatatgatgatgatgatgatgatgatgaagaggaggtgaagcaggaggatgagagagaggagatctTTCTGCCTCTGTACATGCAGGGTCACTTTGTGGAGGTACTCGCTGATAACAAGAAGTACAGACTCAGGGACTTGGGTAAGGAGTTTAGTTTGCCGCTGGATGTTAAAGTAGTGAGCCGTGATACTGAACTTGAGACTGATCCACTATTTGGGTTTGCGTGTCTCAGGATAGAGGGGGCTTTGTCAGAGCCCATCATCCAAGCAAGCTTTCCACACAGGCCAGACCACTGTTTCGAGATCCCAACCCAGTGGCTTTCTATGTCTGTAAGTTTTACCAAGGACCCCCTGCCATGGCCTAGCGGTCAACCGCCAAAGTGTCATGTGGACAGGGTTACTGAGGTGACAGACTCGTTCTTTTATGAATTTCGCAAACAGGAGAACTCAGATGCAGCTCCTCCACCTCGACCACCAAAGCGAAATCTGTCATCTTCAAAGTCTTGcaaaaaatcatcatcaaaagTGTCGAAGAAATCATCCAAACATCGAGCAAAGAAAAGCGTCCCAACCAAAGAGTTAGCCGATTTGACtttgaaaagcaaaagaagGCCCCCAGCTCCCCCACCTCCA GCTATCTTAGATGATCAACCTCCACCAGTTGTACCCCGAAAGCATTCAGCGGCTGAAATGGCAACAGGCAAGGCTCTGCCAAACACATATGTGAAAATGGAGGAGTCTACGAAAAAAG TGCCGCTGTGTGTCATCGAAACAGATGTGGACAGCGACCATGACTATGAAACTGTGGATGACACTTTGGTGACAATGGTGCAGAAAGCACAAGAGAATGTCATGTTCTACTAA
- the ppp1r8b gene encoding protein phosphatase 1, regulatory subunit 8b, whose protein sequence is MATKISKESPPPFDCPTWAGKPPPGLHLDVMKGDKLMEKLIIDEKKYYLFGRNPDWCDFTIDHQSCSRVHAALVYHKHLKRVFLIDLNSTHGTFLGHIRLEAHKPQQVPIDSTISFGASTRTYTIREKPQTQGTAGTGDSKTGEDEELKGLLGLPEEETELENLTEFNTAHNKRISLLTIEEGNLEIQRPKRKRRNSRVTFNEEDSIINPEDIDPSVGRFRNMVQTAVIPIKKRRSEGQNTLGLDDLTSKRIHGYSLGGGLYGDLPPTSHENQPTGAPGGAAMQGGLPLPFPNPAPEVDLAPEAPQPPVTLNPTPVTAPYLPETHNEPRKKKYAKEAWPGKKPTPSLLI, encoded by the exons ATGGCGACTAAAATAAGCAAAGAGAGTCCCCCTCCTTTTGATTGTCCAACATG GGCAGGCAAGCCGCCCCCGGGGCTCCATCTAGACGTGATGAAGGGAGACAAACTGATGGAG AAACTGATCATTGATGAAAAGAAGTACTACCTGTTTGGGAGGAACCCTGACTGGTGTGACTTCACCATCGACCATCAGTCATGCTCACGTGTCCACGCTGCCCTGGTCTACCACAAACACCTAAAAAGGGTCTTTCTCATAGACCTTAACAGCA CACATGGTACTTTCCTCGGACACATCCGTCTGGAGGCACACAAGCCACAGCAGGTTCCAATAGACTCTACCATATCTTTTGGGGCCTCAACGCGGACCTACACCATAAGAGAGAAACCCCAAACCCAAGGCACCGCTGGCACAGGAGACAGTAAGAcaggagaggatgaggagctGAAAGGACTGCTTGGGCTtccagaggaagagacagagctGGAG AACCTGACAGAGTTCAACACAGCTCACAACAAGCGCATCTCCCTACTGACCATTGAGGAGGGCAACCTGGAAATCCAGAGGCCTAAGCGGAAACGAAGAAACTCCAGGGTTACCTTCAATGAGGAGGACTCCATTATTAACCCAG AGGATATAGACCCCTCGGTTGGACGCTTTAGAAATATGGTGCAGACTGCTGTCATCCCCATCAAG AAACGCAGATCAGAGGGCCAAAACACTCTGGGTCTTGATGACCTGACTTCAAAACGCATCCATGGCTACAGTTTGGGCGGTGGTCTCTATGGGGACTTGCCTCCCACCAGTCATGAGAACCAGCCAACAGGAGCACCAGGAGGTGCTGCTATGCAGGGAGGGCTCCCTCTGCCCTTCCCCAATCCAGCACCAGAGGTGGACCTGGCCCCAGAGGCTCCTCAGCCCCCTGTCACCCTCAACCCCACCCCTGTCACAGCTCCCTACCTACCAGAGACCCACAACGAGCCACGCAAAAAGAAGTATGCTAAAGAAGCTTGGCCGGGCAAGAAACCCACCCCTTCACTACTCATCTAA
- the LOC122881139 gene encoding cytochrome P450 4B1 isoform X1, with amino-acid sequence MELTEAVVKFQLGWPHMHHLFALLCLGAVVYKLNILLAKRRDAFRNMDAFPGPPGHWFFGHVFEFKQDGKDLDKIVKWGQQYPYAFPLWFGPFVCFLNIHHPDYVKTILASTEPKDDFAYRFIESWIGEGLLVSKGQKWFQHRRFLTPGFHYDVLKPYVKLMSDSAKTMLDKLESYANTNESFELFKHVSLMTLDSILKCAFSYNSNCQTESGTNAYIKAVYELSYLINLRFRTFPYHSDLIFYLSPHGFKYRKARRVAHSHTEKVIRTRKEALKDIKELDRIQAKRNLDFLDILLFARDEKQQGLSDEDIRAEVDTFMFEGHDTTASGISFILYCLACHPEHQKICRDEIIQALDGKDTMEWEDLSKIPYTTMCIKESLRLYPPVPGMSRKTTKPMTFSDGRTLPEGSNVGTSVYGIHRNPAVWENPDVFDPLRFQPENASRRSPHAFVPFSAGPRNCIGQNFAMNEMKVVIALTLKRYQLTEDPTWEPKIIPRLVLRSLNGIHIKIKPVDPEV; translated from the exons ATGGAGTTAACTGAAGCTGTCGTGAAATTTCAGTTGGGCTGGCCTCATATGCATCACTTGTTTGCTCTACTTTGTCTTGGTGCAGTCGtctataaattaaatattttgctcGCCAAAAGAAGGGATGCGTTTCGAAACATGGACGCTTTTCCAGGACCGCCGGGACACTGGTTTTTTGGACATGTTTTCGAA tttaaaCAAGATGGGAAAGACTTGGACAAGATAGTGAAATGGGGACAGCAGTACCCTTATGCTTTCCCACTGTGGTTTGGtccctttgtttgtttcctcaaCATTCATCATCCAGATTATGTGAAAACCATACTGGCATCAACAG AGCCAAAAGATGATTTTGCATATAGGTTTATTGAGTCTTGGATTG GGGAAGGCTTACTGGTGTCAAAAGGTCAGAAGTGGTTTCAGCACAGAAGGTTCCTGACCCCAGGTTTCCACTATGATGTTTTGAAACCATACGTAAAGCTGATGTCAGATTCTGCCAAAACTATGTTG GACAAATTGGAAAGTTATGCAAACACCAATGAGTCCTTTGAATTGTTTAAACACGTGAGCCTCATGACACTGGACAGCATCTTGAAGTGTGCCTTCAGCTACAACAGCAACTGTCAGACCGAGAG TGGAACAAACGCATACATAAAAGCAGTGTATGAGCTCAGTTACCTAATTAACCTGCGGTTCAGGACGTTTCCATACCACAGTGACCTAATTTTCTACCTCAGCCCACATGGCttcaaatacagaaaagcacGCAGGGTGGCTCACAGTCATACAG AGAAAGTCATAAGAACGAGGAAAGAAGCACTAAAGGACATTAAAGAGCTGGACCGCATACAGGCCAAGAGAAACTTGGACTTTCTGGACATCCTTCTCTTTGCAAGA GATGAGAAGCAGCAGGGTCTGTCAGATGAAGATATACGAGCAGAAGTGGACACCTTCATGTTTGAGGGCCATGACACCACAGCCAGTGGCATCTCTTTCATCCTCTACTGTCTGGCCTGCCACCCAGAACACCAGAAGATTTGCAGGGATGAGATCATTCAAGCCTTGGATGGCAAGGACACCATGGAGTG GGAGGATCTGAGTAAAATTCCATACACTACAATGTGCATAAAAGAATCCCTCCGTCTTTACCCTCCGGTACCAGGAATGTCCAGAAAAACCACCAAACCCATGACCTTTTCTGATGGAAGGACTTTACCAGAAG GTTCTAATGTTGGAACAAGTGTGTATGGGATTCACAGGAATCCAGCTGTCTGGGAAAACCCTGAT GTCTTTGACCCACTGCGTTTCCAGCCAGAGAATGCTTCCAGGAGGTCACCTCATGCATTTGTCCCCTTCTCTGCTGGGCCAAG AAACTGCATTGGTCAGAACTTTGCCATGAATGAGATGAAAGTGGTGATAGCCCTGACACTGAAAAGATACCAGCTGACAGAGGACCCCACTTGGGAACCCAAGATAATTCCTAGACTGGTGCTTCGCTCACTCAATGGCATCCACATCAAGATCAAACCTGTAGACCCAGAAGTGTAA
- the LOC122881139 gene encoding cytochrome P450 4B1 isoform X2 — protein MSDSAKTMLDKLESYANTNESFELFKHVSLMTLDSILKCAFSYNSNCQTESGTNAYIKAVYELSYLINLRFRTFPYHSDLIFYLSPHGFKYRKARRVAHSHTEKVIRTRKEALKDIKELDRIQAKRNLDFLDILLFARDEKQQGLSDEDIRAEVDTFMFEGHDTTASGISFILYCLACHPEHQKICRDEIIQALDGKDTMEWEDLSKIPYTTMCIKESLRLYPPVPGMSRKTTKPMTFSDGRTLPEGSNVGTSVYGIHRNPAVWENPDVFDPLRFQPENASRRSPHAFVPFSAGPRNCIGQNFAMNEMKVVIALTLKRYQLTEDPTWEPKIIPRLVLRSLNGIHIKIKPVDPEV, from the exons ATGTCAGATTCTGCCAAAACTATGTTG GACAAATTGGAAAGTTATGCAAACACCAATGAGTCCTTTGAATTGTTTAAACACGTGAGCCTCATGACACTGGACAGCATCTTGAAGTGTGCCTTCAGCTACAACAGCAACTGTCAGACCGAGAG TGGAACAAACGCATACATAAAAGCAGTGTATGAGCTCAGTTACCTAATTAACCTGCGGTTCAGGACGTTTCCATACCACAGTGACCTAATTTTCTACCTCAGCCCACATGGCttcaaatacagaaaagcacGCAGGGTGGCTCACAGTCATACAG AGAAAGTCATAAGAACGAGGAAAGAAGCACTAAAGGACATTAAAGAGCTGGACCGCATACAGGCCAAGAGAAACTTGGACTTTCTGGACATCCTTCTCTTTGCAAGA GATGAGAAGCAGCAGGGTCTGTCAGATGAAGATATACGAGCAGAAGTGGACACCTTCATGTTTGAGGGCCATGACACCACAGCCAGTGGCATCTCTTTCATCCTCTACTGTCTGGCCTGCCACCCAGAACACCAGAAGATTTGCAGGGATGAGATCATTCAAGCCTTGGATGGCAAGGACACCATGGAGTG GGAGGATCTGAGTAAAATTCCATACACTACAATGTGCATAAAAGAATCCCTCCGTCTTTACCCTCCGGTACCAGGAATGTCCAGAAAAACCACCAAACCCATGACCTTTTCTGATGGAAGGACTTTACCAGAAG GTTCTAATGTTGGAACAAGTGTGTATGGGATTCACAGGAATCCAGCTGTCTGGGAAAACCCTGAT GTCTTTGACCCACTGCGTTTCCAGCCAGAGAATGCTTCCAGGAGGTCACCTCATGCATTTGTCCCCTTCTCTGCTGGGCCAAG AAACTGCATTGGTCAGAACTTTGCCATGAATGAGATGAAAGTGGTGATAGCCCTGACACTGAAAAGATACCAGCTGACAGAGGACCCCACTTGGGAACCCAAGATAATTCCTAGACTGGTGCTTCGCTCACTCAATGGCATCCACATCAAGATCAAACCTGTAGACCCAGAAGTGTAA
- the LOC122881140 gene encoding uncharacterized protein LOC122881140, whose protein sequence is MTALRNSVQRPGSYFVSSNKSIYIVNVKKADAGKYTCWTSECDGHRQKLLIINLCVITVHHSEDSSVSCAVMCDEEFSNIKPNSISNVETGTWTISVLVDPYGSLNCSVNRMFDGYSTVNSTHGPSNALNKTTDTPTELEYLIPVIYGTPAALTCLILLALLICYLRPRLRAAFPIYFCCCGLNGSVVVEEESSVVYSSVIIRRPANPTNSHTYSDCVYSEIKV, encoded by the exons ATGACTGCACTCAGGAACTCGGTACAAAGACCAGGATCCTACTTTGTGTCTTCCAACAAGTCTATATATATTGTAAATGTCAAAAAAGCAGATGCTGGGAAATATACCTGCTGGACAAGTGAATGTGATGGACACAGGCAGAAACTACTTATTATCAACTTGTGTGTAATTACAG TTCACCACAGTGAGGATTCATCTGTTTCTTGTGCTGTGATGTGTGACGAGGAATTCAGTAACATCAAACCAAACAGCATATCAAATGTGGAGACAGGCACATGGACTATATCAGTGCTTGTGGATCCATATGGTTCTTTAAATTGCAGTGTAAATCGGATGTTTGATGGATACAGTACGGTTAACAGCACTCACGGACCATCAAATgctttaaacaaaacaacag ATACACCTACAGAGCTTGAATATCTGATTCCAGTTATTTATGGAACACCAGCAGCCCTTACATGTCTTATTTTGTTGGCACTTTTAATTTGCTACCTCAGACCAAGATTGCGGGCAG CATTTCCTATTTACTTTTGTTGCTGTGGCTTGAATGGCAGTGTGGTG GTGGAAGAGGAGTCTTCGGTGGTTTATTCATCAGTTATCATCAGGAGACCTGCTAATCCAACAAACAGTCACActtacagtgattgtgtgtatAGTGAAATAAAAGTATAG